A window from Intestinimonas massiliensis (ex Afouda et al. 2020) encodes these proteins:
- a CDS encoding chromate transporter — MNLYLDLFLTFAKVGVCTFGGGYAMLPILQREVVDGKGWATESELADYYAVGQCTPGIIAVNTATFVGAKEKGVPGGIAATLGLIFPCLVIIGVIAAFLSHVADNPWVGHAFAGVRAAVCALILSSVLKLRKTTIVDPATAVLFAVVFLLSAASVFFTFENPVVTFFTSPVVLVVLAGLTGLGIRAARGWRK; from the coding sequence ATGAACCTCTATCTTGATCTGTTTCTCACCTTTGCCAAGGTCGGCGTGTGTACCTTCGGGGGCGGCTACGCCATGCTCCCCATTCTCCAGCGGGAGGTGGTGGACGGCAAGGGCTGGGCCACCGAGTCTGAGCTGGCCGACTACTACGCCGTGGGCCAGTGCACCCCCGGCATCATCGCCGTCAACACCGCCACCTTTGTGGGGGCAAAGGAGAAGGGCGTCCCCGGCGGCATCGCGGCCACCCTGGGTCTGATCTTCCCCTGCCTGGTCATCATCGGGGTCATCGCCGCCTTTCTCTCCCACGTGGCTGACAATCCCTGGGTGGGCCACGCCTTTGCCGGCGTGCGGGCCGCCGTCTGTGCGCTCATTCTCTCCAGCGTCCTCAAGCTGCGCAAGACCACCATCGTCGACCCGGCTACCGCCGTTCTTTTCGCCGTGGTCTTCCTTCTCTCCGCCGCATCGGTGTTTTTCACCTTCGAAAACCCCGTGGTCACCTTCTTTACCTCCCCGGTGGTGCTGGTGGTCCTGGCCGGGCTGACCGGGCTGGGCATCCGGGCGGCAAGGGGGTGGAGGAAGTGA
- a CDS encoding chromate transporter, whose product MILLRLYFEFFRVGLFSVGGGLATIPFLTDLGTRTGWFTPAELANMVAVSESTPGPMGVNMATYVGFETNGPMGCVIATLGLITPSIIIILVIARFLQKFRQSRTVDAVFYGLRPASTALIASAGFLSVAKVSLLFWQEPLPLPEPGVLFTHLFNWKSIALFALVFLGLNVPRLKKLHPILFIAFGALVGILFRF is encoded by the coding sequence GTGATTTTGCTGCGCCTGTATTTCGAGTTCTTCCGGGTGGGTCTGTTTTCCGTGGGCGGCGGCCTGGCCACCATCCCCTTTCTCACCGACCTGGGTACCCGTACCGGCTGGTTTACCCCGGCGGAACTGGCCAATATGGTGGCCGTGTCGGAGTCTACTCCCGGTCCCATGGGGGTAAACATGGCCACCTATGTGGGCTTTGAGACCAACGGGCCGATGGGCTGCGTTATCGCCACTCTGGGACTGATTACCCCCTCCATCATCATCATCCTGGTCATCGCCCGCTTTCTCCAGAAATTCCGCCAGAGCCGGACCGTGGACGCCGTCTTTTACGGCCTGCGCCCCGCCTCCACCGCCCTCATCGCCTCGGCGGGCTTTCTGTCGGTGGCCAAGGTGAGCCTGCTGTTCTGGCAGGAGCCCCTTCCCCTTCCCGAGCCGGGCGTTCTCTTCACCCATCTATTCAACTGGAAGTCCATCGCACTGTTCGCCCTGGTCTTTCTCGGCCTCAATGTCCCCAGGCTGAAAAAGCTCCACCCCATATTATTTATCGCCTTTGGCGCGCTGGTGGGCATTTTATTCCGTTTTTAG
- a CDS encoding citrate/2-methylcitrate synthase yields MASTPIYSYSDVTPAIEALAARSLQNSCIDPDDYVRYDVKRGLRDLNGKGVVAGLTEVSEIVSNQVVGGKTVPCEGQLFYRGYSIEDLVRCSLQEKRFGFEEAAYLLMFGQLPTRRELDDFMDQLASYRTLPKNFVRDVILKAPSADMMNSLAKCVLSIASYDDKTDDISLPNVVRQCMQLIATFPLYSVYSYQAYNYKEGNSLYIHAPSPELSTAENILSLLRADSSYSFWEAHILDICLMLHAEHGGGNNSTFTTHVVTSSGTDTYSCMAAALASLKGPKHGGANIKVIRMFEDMKQQVKDWNDEDEIKRYLKALLHGEAFDRAGLIYGMGHAVYSLSDPRANILRSFVETLSREKGRTEEYGLYSRVERLAPQVIGDERRIYKGVAANVDFYSGFVYHMLDLPLELYTPIFAVARIAGWSAHRIEELINMGKIIRPAYCYVGQRQAYVPIDQR; encoded by the coding sequence ATGGCCAGCACCCCCATCTATTCCTATTCCGACGTGACGCCTGCTATCGAGGCGCTGGCGGCAAGAAGCCTGCAAAACAGTTGTATCGACCCGGACGACTATGTGCGCTACGACGTCAAGCGCGGCCTGCGCGACCTGAACGGCAAGGGCGTGGTAGCCGGTCTGACCGAGGTCTCTGAGATCGTTTCCAACCAGGTGGTGGGCGGCAAAACGGTACCCTGCGAGGGTCAGCTTTTCTACCGCGGCTACAGCATTGAGGACCTGGTCCGCTGCTCCCTCCAGGAAAAACGGTTCGGCTTTGAGGAGGCGGCCTACCTGCTCATGTTCGGGCAGCTCCCCACCCGCCGGGAGCTCGACGACTTCATGGACCAGTTGGCCTCCTACCGCACCCTGCCCAAAAACTTTGTCCGGGACGTGATCCTCAAGGCGCCCAGCGCCGATATGATGAACTCCCTGGCCAAATGCGTCCTCTCCATCGCCTCTTATGACGACAAGACCGACGACATCTCCCTGCCCAATGTGGTGCGCCAGTGTATGCAGCTCATCGCCACCTTCCCCCTCTACTCGGTGTACAGCTACCAGGCATACAACTACAAAGAGGGCAATTCTCTCTATATCCACGCGCCCAGCCCCGAGCTGTCCACTGCCGAGAACATTCTCTCCCTGCTGCGCGCCGATTCCTCCTACTCCTTCTGGGAGGCCCACATTCTGGACATCTGCCTGATGCTCCACGCCGAGCACGGCGGCGGCAATAACTCCACTTTCACCACCCACGTGGTCACCTCCTCGGGCACCGACACCTACTCCTGCATGGCTGCCGCCCTGGCCTCTCTCAAGGGCCCCAAGCACGGCGGCGCCAACATCAAAGTCATCCGCATGTTCGAGGATATGAAGCAGCAGGTGAAGGACTGGAACGACGAGGACGAAATCAAGCGCTACCTGAAAGCCCTCCTCCACGGAGAGGCCTTTGACCGGGCCGGGCTGATCTACGGCATGGGCCACGCGGTCTACTCCCTGTCCGACCCTCGGGCCAACATTCTGCGCTCCTTTGTGGAGACCCTGTCCCGGGAGAAGGGCCGTACTGAGGAGTACGGGCTCTATTCCCGGGTGGAGCGTCTGGCCCCTCAGGTCATCGGGGACGAGCGCAGGATCTATAAGGGCGTGGCCGCCAATGTGGACTTCTATTCCGGCTTTGTCTACCACATGCTGGACCTGCCCCTGGAGCTCTACACCCCCATCTTTGCCGTGGCCCGCATCGCAGGCTGGAGCGCCCACCGCATCGAGGAGCTCATCAACATGGGCAAGATCATCCGGCCCGCCTACTGCTACGTGGGGCAGCGGCAGGCGTATGTGCCCATCGACCAGCGCTGA